Proteins co-encoded in one Luteolibacter sp. Y139 genomic window:
- a CDS encoding peptidylprolyl isomerase → MKLRLLTLIAAATSAALHAETVPLGKIGDIELKTEEIREAIAGLEAGQDAVLAKDPAALGQYVRALLIQRLVLKEALAQKWDQEPDVVAKLVRARESALTESFLEKSSKVPADFPTESDLQTAYEAAKPSLQVPKSYRLAQVFVALPKDADKAATDKAKAKLDAVSKKLKEKNADFAAIATAESDEAASKAKGGEIGWIAEEQVQPGIREKLPKLAAGTVSEPVKLDDGWHILKVLDSKEAHTATLDQVRDQLTVQLRAERARLNRQEYLAKLLKDHPLAINEIELAKILGK, encoded by the coding sequence ATGAAACTCCGATTGCTCACACTCATTGCCGCCGCCACCTCCGCGGCCCTCCATGCCGAAACCGTCCCGCTTGGGAAGATCGGCGATATTGAACTCAAAACTGAGGAGATCCGCGAGGCCATCGCGGGCCTTGAAGCCGGCCAGGATGCGGTCCTTGCAAAGGATCCGGCGGCGCTTGGTCAGTATGTCCGCGCCCTGCTGATCCAGCGCTTGGTGCTGAAGGAGGCGTTGGCGCAGAAATGGGATCAGGAGCCCGATGTCGTCGCGAAGCTGGTGCGTGCCCGCGAGTCCGCTTTGACTGAGAGCTTCCTGGAGAAGTCCTCGAAGGTGCCCGCGGATTTTCCGACGGAGAGTGATCTCCAAACGGCTTACGAGGCGGCCAAGCCGTCGCTGCAGGTGCCGAAGTCGTATCGCCTCGCGCAGGTGTTTGTCGCGCTGCCGAAGGATGCTGACAAGGCGGCAACCGACAAGGCCAAGGCGAAGCTCGACGCGGTGTCCAAGAAGCTGAAGGAGAAGAATGCTGACTTCGCCGCGATTGCGACTGCCGAAAGCGACGAAGCTGCAAGCAAGGCAAAAGGAGGGGAGATCGGCTGGATCGCCGAAGAGCAGGTTCAGCCCGGCATTCGCGAAAAGCTGCCGAAGCTCGCAGCAGGCACAGTGTCCGAGCCAGTGAAGCTGGACGATGGCTGGCACATCCTCAAGGTGCTCGATTCCAAGGAAGCGCACACCGCAACGCTGGATCAGGTGCGCGATCAATTGACCGTGCAACTCCGTGCAGAACGCGCCCGCCTGAACCGTCAGGAATATCTCGCCAAGCTATTGAAAGATCACCCTCTCGCGATTAACGAAATCGAGCTCGCGAAGATCCTAGGGAAGTAA
- a CDS encoding putative porin, which translates to MPTKHAYRPILATVAATLAGAAITRAEEPPDLPPVTTPTSQEQYNHVFDPNIGAPELPPQPAPQALPPPSPNMAVNLVVLLVKKGQITQEEGLALIEQAESEAKATQAAQAAAAPAAPPRQEGEVSVNYVPQTVRNGIRDEIKQELMAEAHEENWGAYKSPDWTSRIRPFGDIRGRYESIFFGNGNDNTGAFPNFNAINTGAPFDTSGTLFSPQYNVDQDRNRARLRARIGADLMLGDGFTGGLRVATGDSNSPVSPNQSLGGSGGNFSKYQIWLDRAFIAYDAIKTDDYELSAVLGRFDNPFFNTEVMWDDDLGFDGLALRGKARASDRVTVFGAAGLFPVYNTDLNFASNQPSKFESQDKWLYGAQVGIDWKIDDHLKAKFGVAWYDFQNIEGELSTPFVPLGPNDAGNTDATRPSFAQRGNTYMALRNIIPTAANGFGTTNQWQYYGLATPFQVLTLTGRLEYDAYDPVKFALTGEFLKNLAFDANDIAPKAVNNRIGAGTGTFDGGDMAWNTMFQFGKTAMDKKGDWIAGIGYRYVESDAVVDGFTDSDFGGGGTNVQGFTLGGAVAVSPNVRVGVKWMSSDEVSGPPLSTDTLQFDINAKF; encoded by the coding sequence ATGCCCACCAAGCACGCTTATCGCCCGATCCTTGCGACGGTCGCCGCAACCCTCGCGGGAGCTGCGATCACCCGCGCTGAGGAACCGCCGGATCTTCCGCCGGTCACGACGCCGACCTCGCAGGAGCAGTATAACCACGTTTTCGATCCGAACATCGGAGCGCCTGAACTTCCACCGCAACCGGCACCGCAAGCCTTGCCGCCACCGTCACCGAACATGGCGGTGAACCTCGTTGTGCTGCTGGTGAAGAAGGGCCAGATCACTCAGGAGGAGGGGCTCGCCTTGATCGAACAGGCGGAGTCCGAGGCAAAGGCGACGCAAGCCGCGCAGGCGGCTGCTGCTCCCGCTGCACCGCCGCGGCAGGAAGGCGAGGTGAGCGTGAACTATGTGCCGCAGACCGTGCGCAATGGCATCCGCGATGAGATCAAGCAGGAGCTGATGGCCGAGGCACACGAGGAAAACTGGGGAGCCTACAAGTCTCCAGACTGGACCTCGCGCATCCGCCCCTTCGGCGACATCCGCGGTCGCTATGAATCGATTTTCTTCGGCAATGGTAACGACAACACTGGTGCCTTCCCGAACTTCAACGCGATCAATACCGGTGCGCCCTTCGATACGTCTGGCACGTTGTTTTCGCCGCAGTATAACGTCGACCAGGATCGCAACCGCGCCCGCCTGCGTGCGCGAATCGGGGCAGACCTCATGCTCGGCGACGGCTTCACCGGTGGCTTGCGAGTAGCGACGGGCGATAGCAATTCTCCGGTCTCGCCGAACCAGTCGCTCGGCGGCTCAGGCGGCAATTTCTCAAAGTATCAGATCTGGCTCGACCGCGCCTTCATCGCCTACGACGCAATCAAGACTGATGACTATGAGTTGTCGGCGGTGCTGGGTCGCTTCGACAATCCGTTCTTCAACACCGAGGTGATGTGGGACGATGATCTCGGCTTCGATGGCCTCGCCTTGCGTGGCAAAGCGAGGGCGAGCGATCGAGTGACCGTATTCGGTGCCGCGGGCTTGTTCCCGGTCTACAATACCGATCTCAACTTTGCGTCGAACCAGCCGTCCAAGTTCGAGAGCCAGGACAAGTGGCTGTATGGCGCTCAGGTCGGAATCGATTGGAAGATCGATGATCACCTGAAGGCGAAGTTTGGCGTGGCGTGGTATGACTTCCAGAATATCGAGGGCGAGCTTTCGACGCCATTCGTGCCGCTGGGGCCAAACGATGCGGGGAATACCGATGCGACCCGCCCATCCTTCGCCCAGCGCGGCAATACCTACATGGCGCTGCGCAATATCATCCCGACCGCGGCCAACGGCTTCGGAACCACGAACCAGTGGCAGTACTACGGTCTCGCGACGCCTTTCCAAGTGCTGACGCTGACCGGACGCCTCGAATACGATGCGTATGATCCGGTGAAGTTCGCGCTGACCGGGGAATTCCTGAAGAACCTCGCGTTCGATGCGAATGACATCGCGCCGAAGGCCGTGAACAACCGCATCGGTGCGGGCACGGGCACCTTCGATGGCGGCGACATGGCTTGGAATACGATGTTCCAATTCGGCAAGACCGCGATGGACAAGAAGGGCGATTGGATCGCAGGAATCGGCTACCGCTATGTCGAGTCGGATGCCGTCGTGGACGGCTTCACGGACTCCGACTTTGGCGGCGGCGGAACCAACGTGCAGGGCTTCACCCTGGGCGGTGCCGTGGCGGTTTCTCCCAATGTGCGGGTCGGCGTGAAGTGGATGAGTTCGGACGAGGTCTCCGGCCCGCCGCTGAGCACGGACACACTGCAATTCGACATCAACGCCAAGTTCTGA